The region GGCCGTCAAGGCCCGCCTGGATGTGGTTTACGCCGCCAGCAAGCTGGCCAACAAGGCCGATCGCATGGCTTGGTTGAAGAGCGATGTGGCTGGCTTCAAGGCCAGCGACGACGCCTTCATCAAGGCCGCCGTGGCCCTGTATGCCGATGACGAGGCGCGCGAAAACCGCGACAAGGAAATCGCTGGCCAAATCAACCAAGCCTACGGCAACACCATGAAGGCCCTGATCGCCTTCAAGGCCAGCAAGGGCGAAGCCGTTTACCCCGATGCCAACAGCACGCTGCGCGTGGCTTTCGGCAAGGTCGAGGGCCGCAAAGGCGCGGTGGACGGTGGCGACTGGCATGCCTTCACCACCTTGCGCGGCATTCCTGCCAAGCACAAGGGCGAAGGCGAGTTCAATGCGCCGGCCGAACAGCTGGCCGCTATTCAAGCACGCAAGTTTGACAACTACGGCGCCGCCGCCCTGGACTCGGTGCCGGTCAACTTCCTGGCCACGCTGGATACCACCGGTGGCAACTCCGGCTCGCCGGTTTTGAACGACCGCGCCGAGCTGGTTGGCCTGCTGTTTGACGGCACGCTGGACAGCGTCATCGACAGCTGGGACTTCGACGCCAAGAAGTCGCGCAGCATCTGCCTGGATGCCCGCTACATGCTGTGGCAGATGAAGGTGGTCGACAAGGCCCAGCGCCTGCTGGGCGAAATGGGTGTGAAGTAAACAGCAAGGCAGCGCGGATCAAGCTTCGCGAACTGCCAGACCCCAGCTTGTAGGGGTTTGCTGACGAGAGGGCTGTTTGCACAATGCGAGCAGCCCTTTTTCTTTGTCGACTTCTCCAACTTCAGGTCTGTCACACATGATTCTTGACCACATTGGCATCCCCGTCAGCGACTATGCCGCCGCCAAGCAGTTCTTTGCCCAAGCCTTGGCGCCGCTGAACATCAGCCTGGTGCTGGAAGTGAAAGGCTGGGCGGGATTTGGCCGCGCAGGCCGGCCGCAGTTCTGGTTTGGTCAGGGCGAGAGCGGCGCGGTGGCCGCGCCCCAGCACATCGCTTTTGCAGCGGAGAACCGCGCCCAGGTGCGGGCCTTTTACGAGGCCGCCTTGCAAGCCGGCGCCAAAGACAATGGCGCGCCCGGCATCCGCGAGATTTACCACCCGCACTATTACGGCGCCTTCGTGATCGGACCGGACGGGTATAACGTCGAGGCTGTATGTCATTTGCCGACCGAATGAGCGGCCCGGCAGAGCCCCCGCTGATGACTGAGGCCGTGATCGTTCTGACGACCGAGCGCCTGCGCTTGCGCCACATGACGGTGGATGACGCCGCCTTCATGCTGCGCCTGCTGAATGAGCCCTCATGGCTGCGCTTCATCGGCGACCGTGGCGTCAAGACCCTGGCCGATGCACAAAGCTATATCTTGAACGGCCCGGTTGAGATGGTGAGTCGCCTGGGCTTTGGCTTTTACATCGTGGAGCTCAAGGACCAAGCTGGACCCATGGGCCCGGTCGCCCCTGTCGGCATTTGCGGCCTGGCCCAGCGGCCCTATCTGGAGGATGTGGACATCGGCTTTGCTTTTTTGCCCGAGTTCTGGGGCCAGGGCTATGCCTTCGAGGCCGCCGCGGCGGTGCTGGCATTGGCGCACACGCGGCTAGGCCTGCGGCGCGTGCTGGCCACCGTGCGCCCGGGCAATCAAAGCTCGATCAAGCTGCTTGAAAAACTGGGGCTGCGTTATGAAAAAACCATGCCGCACCCGCTGGGCGATAGCGCCGAGGGTGCCCGCGAGTTGATGCTTTATGCCTACGAGGCGCCAAGGCAGCCGACGCCTTGAATCGGCGTGGCGGCCAAGGCGGGCTGAGCTTTGCTGCCCGCCCGCCTTCAGAGCTTGAAGCTGCCGGGCACCAAGATATCGCGCCCGACGGATTGAATCTGGGTGTGGCCGCAAAACGCCATGCTGACGTCCAATTCCTTGTGGATGATCTCCAGCGCCTTGGTCACACCGGCTTCACCCATGGCGCCCAGGCCGTAGAGAAAAGCGCGGCCGATATAGGTGCCGCGGGCGCCCAGGGCCCAGGCCTTGAGCACGTCTTGGCCGCTGCGGATGCCGCTGTCCATATGCACCTCGATCTGGTCGCCCACGGCGGCCACGATGCGGGGCAGGGCATGGATGCTGGACTCGGCGCCGTCCAGCTGCCGGCCGCCATGGTTGCTGACGATGATGGCGTCGGCACCGCTTTGCGCCGCCAGCTTGGCGTCTTCCACATCCATGATGCCTTTGAGGATGAGCTTGCCGCCCCATTGCTTTTTGACCCACTCCACATCGGCCCAGCTCAGGCGCGGGTCGAACTGCTCATTGGTCCAGGCCGCCAGCGAACTCATATCGCTGACGCCTTTGACATGGCCGACCAAATTGCCAAAAGTGTGGCGGCGCGTGCCCGCCATGCCGAGGCACCAGCGGGGCTTGGTCAGCAGATTGAGGATGTTGCGCAGGGTCGGGCGCGGCGGCGCGCTGAGGCCGTTTTTGAGGTCTTTGTGGCGCTGACCGATCACCTGCAAGTCCAGCGTCAGCACCAGGGCGCTGCAACGCGCGGCGCGGGCGCGTTCGATCATGCGCACCATGGCGTCACGGTCGCGCATCATGTAGAGCTGGAACCAAAAAGGCGCTTGGGTGTGGGCGGCAATGTCCTCGATCGAGCAGATGCTCATGGTCGAGAGCGTGAAGGGGATGCCGAACTTCTTGGCCGCCATTGCCGCCAGCATTTCTCCGTTGGCATGCTGCATGCCGGTCAGGCCGGTGGGCGCAATAGCCACCGGCATTTTGGTGTCCACGCCCACCATCTGCGTGGCCAGGCTGCGGTTTTCCATGTTCACGGCAACGCGCTGGCGGAACTGGATGGGCGCGAAGTCCGAGCTATTGGCGCGGTAAGTGCCTTCGGTCCAGCTGCCGGAGTCGGCGTAGTCGTAGAACATGCGGGGCACGCGCTTTTCGGCCAAGGCGCGCAGGTCTTCGATGCAGGTGATGGTGGGCATGGGGCGTGGGCTTTTAGCGTTGGGGCCGCGGTTAAAACAAGCTGAGATTCTCGGCCACTGGGATGCTAAGCCCCGCAGCGGCTAGTTTGCTGCGTTTGCGGCTCAGGGCTTCCCCGGGGCGGCTCAAGCTGCCCATGCGCACACCGAGCAGGCGTATGCGTTTGTCCAGCGGCACGCGTTTGAGGCAGGCACCGGCGGCGCGGCGTATGGCTTGGGCGTCCTGGGTGGGGGCATCCAGCGTGAGGTCACGGGTGACGGTGTGAAAGCCTTCAAAGCGCAGCTTGATGCCGACGGTGCGGCCGAGGTAGTTCTTGCGCGTCAGGTCAGACGCTAACTGCTCACACAAGCGGGTGAAGATGGCGCCCAGCTCGGCCCGGTCATGCACGGCGTGGAGGTCACGCTCGAAGGTGGTTTCGCGGCTGATGCTGACCGGCTCGCTGTGGGTGACTACCGCGCGTTGGTCGCGCCCGTGCGAGGCTTCGTGCAGCCAGGCGCCAAAGCTCTTGCCGAAATGCTCGATCAGCAGCGCAGGCGGGGCGGCCGCCACATCGCCCACCGTCTCCAGCCCTAAGGCCAGCAGCTTGGCGCCCGCCTTGGGGCCGATGCCATTGACCTTGCGCACGCCCAGCGGCCAGATGCGGGCCTCGATCTCATCCGCCATCAACAGCGTGATGCCATCGGGCTTGTCCATCTCGGAAGCGATTTTGGACAGCAGTTTGTTGGGCGTGATGCCGATCGAGCAGGTCAGCCCGGTGGCGCGCAGCACCGAATTCTTGATCTCGCGGGCTACGGCGCGCAGGCCACCTTGCGGGTCGTGGCCCACGGCCTCGCGCACGCCGGCCACCTCGCTGAGGTCGATATAAATTTCGTCAATCCCCCGGTCTTCAATCACCGGCGCCACCTCGGCCACGGCCTGTTTGAACAGGCGCGAGTAGTGGCGGTAGGCATCAAAGTCCGTCGGCAAGAGGATGGCGTCGGGCGCGCGCAGGGCGGCTTTCATCAAGCCCATGCCGGAGAACACGCCCAGGTCCCGCGCTGCATAGGTGCTGGTAGTAACGACGCCGCGGCCGGTGTAGTCGCGCAAGCGGGCGTAACGGCGTGTACCGTCGGGCAGGTCCACCGGCGCATGGGCGCGGCGCCCGCCAATCACCACCGCCTGGCCTTTGAGCTCGGGGTAGCGCAACAACTCCACCGAGGCGTAGAAAGCGTCCATGTCCAGATGCGCGATCAGGCGCTCGGGCAGGGGGGCTGGGCCGTCAGGTTTTGAGAGGGGAGGGCTGCTCATCGGCATCCATTGTGGCGCGATGAATCCACGCAGGCCGCAGCCTTCCTCAGACCCACGTGGCCACGAACAAATCGGTAAAACCGGGGTTTCTTCACGGCTCTTGCTCTTGCTTGGCCGCCGAAACTCGCATGTAAGCCGTGCGTGCGTACGTGCGTAGGCTGTTCTTGGTCTGCAAAGAGCAGCTCTTTTCTGGAGCCATACGAATGAATGCCATACGAACCAATGATCGCATCCTGCTGAGTGCCATCTTGCTGCTGCTGCTGGGTTGCCTGGGCTATGGGGCGGCTTACGATAACTTTGGTCTGGCCTTGGGGCTGGGCCTGCTTTTGCTGGCGGCATCGGTGGCCGTCGCCTGGGTGTCCGGTGGCGGTTCGGGCTCCCAGCTAGGCTTGCCATTTTTGGGCATGGCCATGGTGGCGCTGATGATACAGGTGGCGCGCGGCCACACCGAGGCGCACTTCAGCGTCTTCGCCTTTCTGGCCGTGACGGCCGTCTACCGAAGCCCGGTGCCGATTCTGGTGGCGGCGGTGACTGTCGCTTTGCACCACCTGAGCTTCAACTATTTCCAGCAATGGGCTTGGGGCCCGATCTGCTTCACCAAGCCGGGCTTGGGCATCGTGCTGGAGCATGCCGCCTTTGTGGTGGCCGAGTCTGGTGTGCTGCTGGTGCTGGCCGCCGGCGCGCGGCGTGACTTTGCGGTGGGCGAGGAACTCAACACAATTGCCCAGCGCCTGCGCACCGAAGACGGCAAGGTGGACTTTGCTGCCATCCAGACGCAAAGCAAGGCACCGACGACGCTGCGTATGTTGGACGCACTCGGCGCGGTTGAAGATGCCATGGCCTCGGTGCGTGGCAGCACCGATTCGATCCGCACCGCGGCCGATGAAATCGCCTCCGGCAGCCTGGATCTGTCCACCCGAACGGAGCAAGCCGCCAGCAATCTGCAGCGTGCTGCCAGCTCCATGGAGCAGCTGACACGCACGGTCAGCCAGAGCGCGGATTCTGCCCGCACCGCCAGCCAGCTGGCCCATTCGGCGGCCGCGGTGGCGCAGCGAGGCGGTGATGTGGTGAGCCAGGTGGTCAGCACCATGGATGACATCAACACCAGCTCACGCAAGATCGGCGACATCATTGGCGTGATCGACGGCATTGCCTTCCAGACCAATATCTTGGCCCTGAATGCCGCCGTTGAAGCCGCTCGGGCTGGTGAGCAAGGGCGTGGCTTTGCGGTGGTGGCCGGCGAGGTGCGCAGCCTGGCCCAGCGCAGCGCCGAGGCTGCCCGTGAAATCAAGGGGCTCATCGGTAACAGCATGGCGCGGGTGGAAGACGGCTCGCGCCTGGTCAATGATGCCGGCCAGACCATGGGCGATATCGTCGCCTCGGTGAAGCAGGTCAGC is a window of Paucibacter sp. KCTC 42545 DNA encoding:
- a CDS encoding VOC family protein; translated protein: MILDHIGIPVSDYAAAKQFFAQALAPLNISLVLEVKGWAGFGRAGRPQFWFGQGESGAVAAPQHIAFAAENRAQVRAFYEAALQAGAKDNGAPGIREIYHPHYYGAFVIGPDGYNVEAVCHLPTE
- a CDS encoding GNAT family N-acetyltransferase; translation: MTEAVIVLTTERLRLRHMTVDDAAFMLRLLNEPSWLRFIGDRGVKTLADAQSYILNGPVEMVSRLGFGFYIVELKDQAGPMGPVAPVGICGLAQRPYLEDVDIGFAFLPEFWGQGYAFEAAAAVLALAHTRLGLRRVLATVRPGNQSSIKLLEKLGLRYEKTMPHPLGDSAEGARELMLYAYEAPRQPTP
- a CDS encoding alpha-hydroxy acid oxidase, with protein sequence MPTITCIEDLRALAEKRVPRMFYDYADSGSWTEGTYRANSSDFAPIQFRQRVAVNMENRSLATQMVGVDTKMPVAIAPTGLTGMQHANGEMLAAMAAKKFGIPFTLSTMSICSIEDIAAHTQAPFWFQLYMMRDRDAMVRMIERARAARCSALVLTLDLQVIGQRHKDLKNGLSAPPRPTLRNILNLLTKPRWCLGMAGTRRHTFGNLVGHVKGVSDMSSLAAWTNEQFDPRLSWADVEWVKKQWGGKLILKGIMDVEDAKLAAQSGADAIIVSNHGGRQLDGAESSIHALPRIVAAVGDQIEVHMDSGIRSGQDVLKAWALGARGTYIGRAFLYGLGAMGEAGVTKALEIIHKELDVSMAFCGHTQIQSVGRDILVPGSFKL
- the dinB gene encoding DNA polymerase IV encodes the protein MSSPPLSKPDGPAPLPERLIAHLDMDAFYASVELLRYPELKGQAVVIGGRRAHAPVDLPDGTRRYARLRDYTGRGVVTTSTYAARDLGVFSGMGLMKAALRAPDAILLPTDFDAYRHYSRLFKQAVAEVAPVIEDRGIDEIYIDLSEVAGVREAVGHDPQGGLRAVAREIKNSVLRATGLTCSIGITPNKLLSKIASEMDKPDGITLLMADEIEARIWPLGVRKVNGIGPKAGAKLLALGLETVGDVAAAPPALLIEHFGKSFGAWLHEASHGRDQRAVVTHSEPVSISRETTFERDLHAVHDRAELGAIFTRLCEQLASDLTRKNYLGRTVGIKLRFEGFHTVTRDLTLDAPTQDAQAIRRAAGACLKRVPLDKRIRLLGVRMGSLSRPGEALSRKRSKLAAAGLSIPVAENLSLF
- a CDS encoding methyl-accepting chemotaxis protein, whose amino-acid sequence is MNAIRTNDRILLSAILLLLLGCLGYGAAYDNFGLALGLGLLLLAASVAVAWVSGGGSGSQLGLPFLGMAMVALMIQVARGHTEAHFSVFAFLAVTAVYRSPVPILVAAVTVALHHLSFNYFQQWAWGPICFTKPGLGIVLEHAAFVVAESGVLLVLAAGARRDFAVGEELNTIAQRLRTEDGKVDFAAIQTQSKAPTTLRMLDALGAVEDAMASVRGSTDSIRTAADEIASGSLDLSTRTEQAASNLQRAASSMEQLTRTVSQSADSARTASQLAHSAAAVAQRGGDVVSQVVSTMDDINTSSRKIGDIIGVIDGIAFQTNILALNAAVEAARAGEQGRGFAVVAGEVRSLAQRSAEAAREIKGLIGNSMARVEDGSRLVNDAGQTMGDIVASVKQVSDIIGEISTSAAEQSQGIVQVTASVNELDQMTQQNAALVEESAAAAQSLRDHAAVLSEAVSAFKMARH